The proteins below are encoded in one region of Apium graveolens cultivar Ventura chromosome 4, ASM990537v1, whole genome shotgun sequence:
- the LOC141718394 gene encoding uncharacterized protein LOC141718394 isoform X2, whose translation MLRGCQLGSESSSSGDEDKPFVDADWRSFRAKLIAGEKSLRQEQDASSVTDPDTVVNQPPTISIGNKWAHTIHEPEKGCLLIATEKLNGVHIFERTVVLLLSTGPVGPTGIILNRPSLMSIKEMRSTALDVAGTFSDRPLFFGGPLEEGLFLVSPNGGPGIDGVGNSGVFDEVMKGLYYGTKESVGCAAEMVKRNVVGVDNFRFFDGYCGWEKEQLRDEIGAGYWTVAACSPGVIGLSSVGSVGLWEEILELMGSRKVL comes from the exons ATGTTAAGAG GTTGCCAATTGGGTTCAGAATCATCGTCATCAGGAGACGAGGACAAACCTTTTGTTGATGCTGATTGGCGATCATTCAGAGCAAAGCTAATTGCTGGAGAAAAATCTTTAAGACAGGAACAAGATGCTTCCTCAGTAACTGATCCTGATACTGTGGTAAATCAGCCTCCAACCATCTCAATAGGTAACAAGTGGGCACACACCATCCATGAGCCTGAGAAAGGTTGCCTACTCATTGCTACAGAAAAGCTGAATGGGGTGCATATCTTCGAGCGGACAGTGGTCCTACTCTTATCAACTGGTCCAGTTGGTCCAACTGGCATAATACTCAATCGGCCCTCACTTATGTCCATTAAAGAAATGAGATCAACAGCACTAGACGTTGCGGGAACATTCTCCGATAGGCCGTTGTTCTTTGGAGGTCCTTTAGAAGAAGGATTGTTCTTGGTGAGTCCTAATGGAGGGCCAGGGATTGATGGGGTTGGAAATAGTGGGGTTTTTGATGAAGTAATGAAGGGGTTATATTATGGAACTAAAGAAAGTGTAGGTTGTGCAGCTGAAATGGTGAAAAGGAATGTGGTTGGAGTTGACAACTTTAGGTTCTTTGATGGATACTGTGGGTGGGAAAAAGAACAACTCAGAGATGAAATAGGAGCAGGTTACTGGACAGTTGCTGCTTGTAGTCCTGGTGTGATTGGGCTGAGCAGTGTAGGTAGTGTTGGTCTCTGGGAGGAGATTCTTGAACTTATGGGCTCTAGAAAGGTGTTGTGA
- the LOC141718393 gene encoding pentatricopeptide repeat-containing protein At3g29230 produces the protein MFEHYISTQAQCLNKTNEMQASVPVRAPTWVSQRRLFEQKLSELHKCNNLNQLKQLHALIYRSYLHQDPFISTKLITSYSNCRQMVSAISVFNQVQTPNVHLYNTMIRAHVHNSQSLQAFDVFYRMQCNGVWPDNFTYPFLLKAFSGQSYISVIRMVHAHVEKFGFYSDIFVPNALLDSYSRCGVMGVHAARKLFRVMEMRDTVSWNTMIGGLVKSGEVVEGRKVFDEMPDRDSVSWNTMIDGYVKGGEMNAAFELFERMPERNVVSWSTMISGYSKAGDMETARMLFDKMPVKNLVSWTIIISGYAEKGFVKEAIELYDRMEGALLRPDDGTIVSVLAACAESGLLGLGERVHETIERSRYKCSVHVCNALVDMYAKCGSLNQALSVFNRMSSRDLVSWNVIIHGLAMHGNGREALQLFMRMKQEGFAPDKVTFVGVLCACTHGGFVDEGIHYFYNMERDYGVTPEIEHHGCIIDLLGRVGRLNEAFQLVHGMPIKPNNVIWGALLGACRMHNAVELAEEVLNQLVKLEPNDAGNLSMISNIYAAAGNWDKVSDARLKMKNTGSQKPSGASLIELDNEVHEFTVVDKSHPKSVRIYQMINGLSQHLKKDGYTANEVLKENYSGSLGGSL, from the coding sequence ATGTTCGAACACTATATATCCACACAAGCGCAATGTTTGAACAAAACTAATGAAATGCAAGCTTCAGTTCCAGTTCGTGCTCCAACATGGGTGTCTCAACGTCGTTTGTTCGAACAAAAACTCTCCGAACTCCACAAATGCAACAACCTTAACCAACTCAAACAACTTCACGCACTCATTTACAGATCTTATCTTCATCAAGACCCTTTCATCTCAACTAAACTCATCACTTCTTATTCTAATTGTCGGCAAATGGTGTCTGCTATTTCTGTCTTCAACCAAGTTCAAACACCTAATGTGCATTTATATAATACTATGATTAGAGCTCATGTTCATAACTCTCAGTCTTTACAGGCTTTTGATGTTTTTTATCGTATGCAATGTAATGGTGTTTGGCCTGATAATTTTACTTACCCATTTCTTTTGAAGGCTTTTTCTGGGCAATCTTATATTTCTGTTATTAGAATGGTGCATGCCCATGTTGAGAAGTTTGGGTTTTATTCTGATATTTTTGTGCCTAATGCTTTGTTGGATAGTTATTCGAGGTGTGGAGTGATGGGTGTTCATGCGGCTAGGAAGTTGTTTAGGGTTATGGAGATGAGGGATACTGTGAGTTGGAATACTATGATTGGTGGATTAGTGAAATCGGGTGAGGTGGTTGAGGGACggaaggtgtttgatgaaatgcctGACAGAGATAGTGTAAGTTGGAATACGATGATTGATGGGTATGTTAAGGGTGGGGAAATGAATGCGGCTTTTGAATTGTTTGAGAGAATGCCGGAGAGGAATGTGGTTTCATGGTCTACGATGATTTCGGGTTATAGTAAAGCGGGGGATATGGAGACGGCGAGAATGTTGTTTGATAAAATGCCGGTGAAGAATTTGGTTTCGTGGACGATAATTATATCTGGGTATGCGGAGAAGGGGTTTGTGAAGGAAGCGATTGAGTTGTATGATCGAATGGAGGGAGCTTTATTGAGGCCTGATGATGGTACTATTGTTAGTGTTTTAGCTGCTTGTGCGGAGTCGGGGTTGCTTGGATTAGGTGAAAGAGTTCATGAAACTATTGAGAGGAGTAGATACAAGTGTAGTGTACATGTCTGTAATGCTTTAGTTGATATGTATGCCAAATGTGGTAGCCTAAATCAGGCATTGAGTGTCTTTAATAGAATGAGTagtagagatttagtttcttgGAATGTCATTATCCATGGATTAGCCATGCATGGGAATGGAAGAGAAGCTCTTCAGCTATTCATGAGAATGAAACAAGAGGGTTTTGCACCTGATAAAGTGACATTTGTTGGCGTCTTGTGCGCTTGTACTCATGGAGGTTTTGTTGATGAGGGAATTCACTATTTCTACAACATGGAAAGAGATTATGGGGTGACACCTGAAATTGAACATCATGGTTGCATCATTGATCTTTTAGGACGTGTGGGGCGGCTTAATGAAGCTTTTCAACTGGTCCATGGTATGCCAATTAAACCAAACAACGTCATATGGGGAGCACTGTTAGGGGCCTGTCGAATGCATAATGCTGTGGAACTTGCAGAGGAAGTGCTTAATCAACTAGTTAAGCTAGAGCCGAATGATGCAGGGAATCTTTCTATGATTTCAAATATATATGCTGCAGCCGGAAATTGGGATAAGGTTTCTGATGCCAGGTTAAAGATGAAGAACACTGGTAGTCAAAAGCCTTCAGGGGCTAGTTTGATTGAGTTGGATAATGAGGTCCATGAATTTACCGTAGTGGACAAGTCACACCCTAAATCAGTGAGGATATATCAGATGATTAATGGTCTCAGTCAACATCTTAAAAAAGACGGTTATACAGCAAATGAAGTTCTTAAAGAGAACTATAGTGGCAGTTTGGGTGGCTCACTGTGA
- the LOC141718394 gene encoding uncharacterized protein LOC141718394 isoform X1 produces the protein MDACFLSSSSLTKSLQPIPSLKAKILRHPRKNLHQLPFRKVNFPTSRICCQLGSESSSSGDEDKPFVDADWRSFRAKLIAGEKSLRQEQDASSVTDPDTVVNQPPTISIGNKWAHTIHEPEKGCLLIATEKLNGVHIFERTVVLLLSTGPVGPTGIILNRPSLMSIKEMRSTALDVAGTFSDRPLFFGGPLEEGLFLVSPNGGPGIDGVGNSGVFDEVMKGLYYGTKESVGCAAEMVKRNVVGVDNFRFFDGYCGWEKEQLRDEIGAGYWTVAACSPGVIGLSSVGSVGLWEEILELMGSRKVL, from the exons ATGGATGCTTGCTTTTTGTCTTCAAGTTCCTTGACAAAATCATTGCAACCTATACCTTCCTTAAAGGCAAAAATTCTTCGGCACCCGAGGAAAAATCTTCATCAACTACCCTTTAGAAAAGTCAACTTTCCCACGTCGAGAATAT GTTGCCAATTGGGTTCAGAATCATCGTCATCAGGAGACGAGGACAAACCTTTTGTTGATGCTGATTGGCGATCATTCAGAGCAAAGCTAATTGCTGGAGAAAAATCTTTAAGACAGGAACAAGATGCTTCCTCAGTAACTGATCCTGATACTGTGGTAAATCAGCCTCCAACCATCTCAATAGGTAACAAGTGGGCACACACCATCCATGAGCCTGAGAAAGGTTGCCTACTCATTGCTACAGAAAAGCTGAATGGGGTGCATATCTTCGAGCGGACAGTGGTCCTACTCTTATCAACTGGTCCAGTTGGTCCAACTGGCATAATACTCAATCGGCCCTCACTTATGTCCATTAAAGAAATGAGATCAACAGCACTAGACGTTGCGGGAACATTCTCCGATAGGCCGTTGTTCTTTGGAGGTCCTTTAGAAGAAGGATTGTTCTTGGTGAGTCCTAATGGAGGGCCAGGGATTGATGGGGTTGGAAATAGTGGGGTTTTTGATGAAGTAATGAAGGGGTTATATTATGGAACTAAAGAAAGTGTAGGTTGTGCAGCTGAAATGGTGAAAAGGAATGTGGTTGGAGTTGACAACTTTAGGTTCTTTGATGGATACTGTGGGTGGGAAAAAGAACAACTCAGAGATGAAATAGGAGCAGGTTACTGGACAGTTGCTGCTTGTAGTCCTGGTGTGATTGGGCTGAGCAGTGTAGGTAGTGTTGGTCTCTGGGAGGAGATTCTTGAACTTATGGGCTCTAGAAAGGTGTTGTGA